A region from the Candidatus Cloacimonadota bacterium genome encodes:
- a CDS encoding tetratricopeptide repeat protein, whose protein sequence is NIAFSIILLFFVFNEKDLEATTKIVTLENEEGEKIERIIPKSEFRKKIATFPFRNESADSTYDWLQYGFEFALNFDLSQDIILQSSTIYQADMMGEYVTLEKLKKFGFPKGIGVPLTLKKKIAEESYMDHFLTGSFTINNDIFHIETRLYETKRGKLIAENSFEGKDIFILTDEMSSQLKKDLDIPQHYLEETNDLPVTEMLTNSLPAYKMFISGLMMLFDNDYQTATETLELVVKEDPTFALAYFHLSGLYSFSNQTEKIEKSVQSAMQYLYKLPEQYRFMVKIQYYSTKQELEKRIALAKMRIELYPEDISAYEILALFLIGKNLIDEEIEAYKSILKIDPTQYKYLKKIGSTYQKKGNIEEALRYYQKYADQFPEDSSSYTNIGDLYKSFGDYQQAKKFYEKAILLEPENISILISLSNIEEIAGNYLAAFRQYQNALDLCQTPKDSAKVYSSLSSYYETRGQIKRSIEYLVMELNEREKFQSPLMFIFGKFGNMVKYVQIGKKELAFQTIEAMKTQLAPPMDQFLSAAYLMIYKELEDKENMKTAIDGVEILIKTFGVEMLRSNIVNAKGKLFEIDGKFEQAILMYNKELELKPTKVKINRYIGICCRKLKKYKEALEYFQKIVTILPFDPETHYELALLYDDLGKRDKALEHLNISLEVWKDADPEYIPAQKAREKLKEWEG, encoded by the coding sequence AAATATCGCTTTTTCAATAATTCTCCTATTTTTTGTTTTCAATGAAAAAGATCTGGAAGCGACTACAAAAATCGTAACTCTGGAAAATGAAGAAGGCGAGAAAATTGAAAGAATTATCCCTAAAAGCGAATTCCGCAAAAAGATCGCCACCTTTCCTTTCCGGAATGAATCGGCAGATTCCACTTATGATTGGCTGCAATACGGCTTTGAATTTGCTCTTAATTTTGATCTGTCTCAAGATATTATTCTTCAAAGTTCAACCATCTATCAGGCTGATATGATGGGTGAATATGTAACACTTGAAAAGTTGAAGAAATTTGGATTTCCGAAGGGAATCGGAGTGCCGCTCACTCTCAAAAAGAAAATTGCCGAAGAATCTTATATGGATCATTTCCTAACCGGGTCATTCACTATCAATAATGATATTTTTCACATTGAGACCCGTCTTTACGAAACAAAACGCGGGAAACTTATTGCTGAAAATTCTTTTGAAGGAAAAGATATTTTTATACTTACGGATGAGATGTCTTCCCAATTAAAGAAAGATTTGGATATCCCGCAGCATTATCTCGAAGAAACAAATGATCTTCCGGTCACAGAGATGCTGACAAATTCGCTTCCTGCTTACAAGATGTTTATCAGTGGTCTGATGATGCTTTTTGATAATGACTACCAAACTGCCACCGAGACACTCGAACTGGTTGTCAAGGAAGATCCGACCTTTGCTCTGGCATACTTTCATCTCAGTGGATTATATTCTTTCTCAAACCAGACAGAAAAGATAGAAAAATCGGTTCAATCTGCTATGCAGTATCTATACAAACTGCCCGAACAATACAGATTTATGGTCAAAATTCAATACTATTCTACGAAACAGGAGTTAGAAAAGAGGATTGCTCTGGCGAAAATGAGAATAGAATTATATCCCGAAGATATTTCCGCTTATGAAATTCTGGCACTTTTCCTGATAGGGAAAAACCTGATCGATGAAGAAATTGAAGCATATAAAAGCATTCTCAAGATCGATCCTACCCAATATAAATACCTCAAAAAAATCGGTTCTACTTACCAAAAAAAAGGGAATATAGAGGAAGCATTAAGGTATTATCAGAAATATGCGGATCAATTCCCGGAAGACAGCAGTTCCTATACAAATATTGGCGATCTGTATAAATCTTTTGGAGATTATCAGCAGGCAAAGAAGTTTTATGAAAAAGCGATCCTGCTGGAACCTGAGAACATTTCCATCCTGATAAGTCTTTCCAATATTGAAGAAATAGCGGGAAATTATTTGGCAGCATTCCGGCAATATCAGAACGCCTTGGATTTATGCCAAACTCCGAAGGATTCCGCGAAAGTATATAGCTCTTTGAGTTCATACTATGAAACAAGAGGGCAGATAAAAAGATCGATCGAATATTTGGTAATGGAATTAAATGAACGAGAGAAATTTCAATCTCCATTAATGTTTATATTCGGAAAATTTGGGAATATGGTGAAATATGTTCAAATTGGGAAAAAGGAGCTGGCATTTCAAACAATCGAAGCAATGAAAACACAATTAGCTCCGCCTATGGATCAATTCTTATCTGCGGCATATTTGATGATATATAAGGAATTGGAAGATAAGGAAAACATGAAGACAGCAATAGACGGAGTGGAAATCCTGATCAAAACCTTTGGGGTGGAAATGCTTCGTTCCAATATTGTGAATGCAAAAGGAAAATTGTTTGAGATCGATGGTAAATTTGAGCAGGCTATTCTAATGTATAACAAAGAATTAGAACTTAAACCCACGAAAGTGAAAATAAACAGGTATATCGGAATTTGCTGCCGGAAATTAAAGAAATATAAAGAAGCTCTGGAATATTTTCAGAAAATCGTCACGATCCTGCCTTTCGATCCTGAAACTCATTATGAACTCGCTCTGCTTTATGATGATCTGGGAAAAAGAGATAAAGCTTTGGAGCATCTGAATATTTCTTTGGAAGTTTGGAAAGATGCTGATCCGGAATATATTCCAGCGCAAAAAGCGAGAGAGAAATTGAAGGAATGGGAAGGATAA